The genomic interval CCCCGTCATTGGTCCTGGAGTCCTCATTTAGCAAAGCTGCTCGTTCTGTGACAGAAGTGTTGGAGGGGGCAGTGGTGACATAGCCTGTAGATGTGGATCCACTGCCACTATGGTGAGAACCAGCTTTAGAAACCATCTGTGGTGGGTGGTGCATCTGCTGGTGCGGCATGGGCATGGGTATTTGCATGGGGTAAAAGTTCTGCATGTATGGGTAAGCTGGCATGGGGTGGTATCCATTGACAGGGATGTAGAGCTGGGGGGGCACCATTTGCCGATGCATTTGACCCTTCATGGGCATGAACTGGGGTTGATGGAATGGCAAGCTCTTTTTAGGGCTGGTGTAGCGCGATGCACTCCCTGTGCTCATGCAGATGTTGCTAACAGGGCTGGTGCTGAGAGAGCTGGTGTGGGTCGTGTTGCTGGTGCCAGAAGTCTGAGCAGAGCTGTTATAGTTGGACAGGCTCTCCCAGGAGCGCAGGCGCGTGTGGATGTCCTTGAAGCGAGGCCTTCTTGCTGGGAATTCACTCCAACACTCCAGCATAAGGGTGTAAATCCAGGAGGGGCAGTCATCTGGACAAGGCAGTAGCTGGTGGCTGCGCACCATCTCGATCACATCCTGGTTGGAGTAGCCACAATACGGCTGCAGACCGTAACTGAAAGTCTCCCACAGCAAGACACCATAGGACCAGATGTCAGAGTCGGTGGAGAACTTGCCATACATAATAGCTTCTGGGGACATCCAACGAATGGGGAAAGGGCTTGTGCCCATGAGATTGTAGTAATCAGCAGAGTAGACGTCTCTGAACAGGCCCAGATCCAGGATCTTAATGCTGAGTTTGTCAAAGACCAGAATGTTCCGGGCGGCAAGGTCTTTATGGACTACTTGCTGGCTGGAAAGGTACTCCATTCCGGCAGCAATCTGGGTGATAACATGAAGGAAATCAGCCTGCTCCAGTGTGGATTTGACTGTCTTGTCATCATCTGAGCTGCCAACATCTGAGTTGGGGGAGCGCATCACCAGATACTCGTGAAGGTCACCCAGGCTGGAGTAGGTGAATACCATGCTCATTGGCTGCTCTTTGGTGACCACACccagcaaacaaacaatacTTTGGTGCTGCAGGTGAAAGCGGAGCATGGCTTCGTGGCGAAATTCCTCACAGAGAGTGGCATCAACTTTGTCCTTTAATGTCTTAATGGCCACCACCTGAGTCTGCTCACCAGGTGCGGTGCCATACAGGTGGCCCTTGTAAACCTTGCCAAACCGATCCTCGCCAAGCTCCTCCATGAACCGTACTGCCGACATGTTAATCTCCCGCAGCTTGGCCTGCAAAAgccaataaatacaaatacatgtcATCAAAGTGTATGGCCAAGAATAAAACCTAATGTAATACTTCAGCACTGGGATTCAACAGATGTACGGAggccactttctttttttgttactAGGTGTTTAGACCAAAACCAGCACTGGTGCTGTGCTGCTTTAGGTACAGGTTAGATGATGAAATAAGATCCAGGGATTTGAGTTTGAGTGATAGATCCATGAGTTTTAAGGCCTATCAGACAGCAAAACACTACACAGTCCAGGAGGTGATGTGTGATACGTGCACCGTAGCGTTTTCTGAAGTGGAGCTCTGGCCAGGCACTAACTGAGCACTGCAGTGCTGATGGGCAGTGCTAATGTCAGACGCCATACACTGAATACCCCTTCATCAATGAGCCTctgtactgtctgtgtgtgtgtgtgtgtgtgtgtgtgtgtgtgtgtgtcacctggtGTTTTTGCTGATTGAGGTGAGACAGCTCCATGTCCTGGCTAGGTGAACTGCTGAGCTGGCAGCGAGGTGGCGTGTCAGTCGATTCCTTTTGCTTGTTGCGACACATGCAAACCAGAAAGAAGAGGCAAGCGATGACCAATGGGATGGCAATAGCAGGGATTAGAATAAACAGGATCTCCTTCCTGGGGTTCTCTGGCGGCTCTGGGGACAGTAACACAATAGAGACAGTGGCAAGTTAAGATCTCAACATACATGCAACACTGACTTAATGCTCTGCAATGTTCTTCGACTGAGGTTTTAGTGGGACATCAGTTTACTCTAAACAGTCAACTGATGATAACGTCACCATGGATAATCCACATTAAGCGCCACATCCACCCTCATGGCGCAAGAATACGGTTCTAATCAGTTAACGCTGGTGAGGACTTGGGACTTAGTTTCCACACTTCAGAAGCTGTGAAGGTTATTTGTCATTATAGATATACACTATAACTGACAATGAGCTGACAGGCAGATACAGTATAAGAAAGTACAAAGATGCCCTGGGGAGCTGAAACAGTTTACAGTAGTAATGCATTTCTACAAAAGTCATATAGTAGGGCAAAACATCAGCCCTGTTTGTTATGAGCCCTGCTTGTTGACAGAGTAAGTGCGAGCTATACAACGCTATGCAAACTGGAACCGTATGTTAGGACATTCCTGACTTTCTCACCCAGTAACAACGATCGATTCCGTCGAAAAACGCCTCAAATACAACCAGTAAAGGGTTAACTAACGTAGGCGGGGCCGACCTGTAGCTGTGTGACTGCAGTAACAACTGGACTGCTTTAATTCAGGGATGGCGGGGGTCTCCCCTTCTCTAAATACCTTCAATTCTGTTTATCTGACAGGTCTGACTTAACGTAGAAAATGACTGTTCAACCAAATCTATGTTCAACAACCAAAGTTATGTCCACCTTTAGTTCAGTCAAAAGCTCTGAATAGCCTACTATGATGGACTATGATTGCATGCTCAAACAAAATGACTGCACCGTGCTACAACCACAGATGAACGATTACTCTACAACCACGCACAGGGTCGACTATTCTGTAAAACCCctactatacatatatatatatatatatatatatatatagcttcTGTAGGGGGGGGTTTATGAACTCCAGAAGCTGAGTTTCTGTTGACCTTCAAAATGTCCCTGGACATCTTTCAGCAGTGGCCGGTGATAcctctgtctgcagtttgacTGGGCGTGTGACCTGTCAAAAAATGTAGCGGCACGATTTACCTTTACGACCACCTGTCAGCTCCACATGTGACGGAAAGTTCTGTCAAATTATCAATAATGATTGACCTCTGTGACAACATCTCGAGCTCATCAGCTCAGTAACCTGTATACTCGTGTATGAAACACAAGCCAGAGAAACTTTCTGCGGGGGAAGGTATACAGCCCACTGCTAGGCACAGAGCAGAACACTACAGTGTCATCAACATAAAGCAGAATTCCATGTTAAAGATCAGCCATACAGCATACATTATGCATGGTTACTCAGCTTTCCTCATTGATGGCACTAACATGTGAATGTGCATAGTGACGCCTAGTGGCAGGACAGGGAACATTACAAGCAGATGCAGATGTGGAGATTATTGTTATTGATATTGAAACTGAATGGGGTAAGCATTATCACGATAAAGGCATAGTTTACCGAACTATTCAGCGACAAACATCAATAGCCAAAAATCGCTGTGACTTCCTTCCCGACACCCTATTCGACAAGAGCGGATCAACCCGGTCAGCTGTTTGCgtgttgaaatctcttaagacgttatttgtgcatgttttaggCCAGATTGCTGCCATGACTTTTAGATAAAAGTGACTCAGATGCTTATTTAGACACGAGACTCACATGTAAAATTGCCATCTCATTTACATGAGAGATTCATGTCTGAAAGGGTCTTAATTGTTACCACAAAATGACACTGTAGTGTCGGCGTATGGCGCTAAAATGAGAATGGCCATTGGCATACGCCAGTGGAgggtggttaaaaaaaagagggtAGTATTGTCTAATACCACACCAATCTAGATAATTTCTTTTATTCACACTAGCCCCAATACTGCCGTATAGAATAGTCGGCTTTGCATTTTTTACACTTAACCGAACAACGCCGGCATAGTGCTGCCCCAGTGGGTGATGTTAGATGGCATGCTGACGTTCCAGAAGCAATTACATTCACAAACATCATGGCTTTAAGAATTTTGCATTAGACCAATGGGatacaaaaagacagacaagacattgaagtaataataagaaaataaaaacacgcTTTGAGACGTTCAAAATGGACGCGTTAACAGGATAGTTTCTGTTGTCTTAAGACGTACATATTAGACATGTTAAAGCGGACGGCGAACTAAACGTAAAGGTCCAATCCGCGTTCGATAATTGTGCTCTGTTGCTACCTCGGCTGCTGGCTTAAAGGCAAAACAACAACGCCTCCCCATTCCATGTTCGTATGTTTTATACAGACGACAAGGCGGAACAACATTCCCGCCTTGAGCAGGCTGTATAAAAGGGGCTggcatttcacaaaacaaatttaaacCTTTCTCAAAACGTTCATTATCTTCGAATAAACCTTGAAAATGTTAACAATCCAAGTAAGTATTAAGAGCGTAACTACTGCATTGTGGTACTTACGACAGGGCTGGATGTCACACAGGTCCATCCTGACCTGAGGGTCCAGGGTGAAGCACCAGGGTGCCTGCATCTGGCCTCCCGGGTTGCGACAGAAGTTGTGACTTCCCCAGAGCTCGGGGTACTCCTGGGACAGGTGGTGACTGTGGGGGTACTGGGCGCTCCACGGCTGGCAGTGATGTCCGGATTTAGTGACGCTGACGGTGCCCCTGTAGTCAGCCCCACTTCcgttgtagcagctgtggtctGTGGGGGAGTCTGTAAAACAGGCAGGGGCTCAGTATGGACGCTCCCTCACACTGTAAGAGAGGCGGCTTACGTGTTGTTTACAAAATGACTGCGTATTCAGAACTTGTGTTGTTGTAATGTTATTCATATTCAGTTCATTATTTGACACACTGTGTCAACCGGTGAGGGTGCTGGCAGGTGTATGTTTGAacttttggacagagacaggctggctgcttccccctgcttccagtatttatgctaagctaggctaaccaccaAGTCCTGACTCCGAGAGACTGACATCTATTGGAACATCtgtatttgatatttgataatTCATTACAAGCCTTGAACAACCTCAGCTTAAGTGTGTCCAGGCCCGATATACATATGATATATGTTAAGATAAGCTACAGCGACAGCCCATCTAAAGGACTGAATTGAATGGATAAATGACAGTTTCAGTAAATTGTAACGTGTGCGAGCTGCAGCATCCACCTACATGGACCCAGTTTTTGCGGTGGCACCCCTATCCTCATACAGGAGGCAGCATCGGGCGTGCCCGGCCGTGGCAGCAGGTGGCAGCTGGGGAGCTCCAGCTGCATGAGGATCATGGGATTGGATCGGGCGATGGTGTACTCCGCGTGGCACAGGTCATTCTCCAGGGCCTCGCACTCGTCGCGACAGAGCTGACGCCGCCGGGGGCCCCGGGAGCCCTCGTCACACAGAGGGAAGACGTAGTAGCAGAAGGACGGGATGGCGAACCTGGAGCACTGATCCGACAGGTGGGTGGAGGTGCCAATCATAGTGAAGGCAgctgggggggagggggacacGTTTGAAAGACATGTTTGAACTGTTTCCCACATGTTTATGCAATCTCAGATATCTTTTGTAGTTAGAATTATACCCAGTCGTTTTACTGATAATAGTGCAATATTCCAACTAAGAGAGCCGGTGGATTTTCTTACCTGTGATGCGGTTTTCACTCTCCCCCTGCATCTGCAGCGACTCAACGTAAATGCTCTGGTTGCCGATGAAGCGAGCGCAGGCGATGCCTCGGTATGGCTGGCAGAAACCCTTTTCACGCGAGctgaaaaggagaaacaaacagCGCTTTAGGTTAACGGATGCAGAGATAGAgaagtgacaaaacaaataaattaagcCACTTAATTAATACCTGGATGAAGTTACATATTTACAGAAGTCACGTACAACTACTAGCATAGCTCTCCTGATATATTGACCCGGGATAATATATAACGAGCTAAGAAAATGCCCCAGATTGGCTTCAGATCATTCAGATTCGAATGACTGTAGTTATCACACTACATAGGAAACATGCTGTCAGGAAACAATGAACACTACAGAGATGCAAAgtgcacaaaaaaagaaactgctcATGCTACAGAGAGGAGATGATACTAATACCGTTCATGATTATCATGAGTACTCGACTTGAACGCTCATTTCCAGAGCACCACATACCTTGAAAATACTCTAAATGGTAAATCTCATCATTTGCAGCGGCAGCTCAAATGTCAGCATATCATTTTCCTGTCATGTGTACAGACTAGCCCTTCCGGCTCGGCCACCGGAAGACGCCCATGCGTTTTGGAGGAGGCATTGTGTGATGGGGGAGCAGCTTTCACTTAGAACGAACAAGCCCCCATATTTGGATTTCTCATCCATTGTTTGAAACATCCATGTCTGCAACTCGTCTACTCCGCCTTTACATACACAGTGGATCAGTCATTCCTGGAAAGCATTAAATCATATCATCATTTCTCATTGTGGGGGACTTAAAACCATTATGTCATGGAAAAGTCATTACCGAGCTGCCCTCTGGCATTCCTTCTGTGAAGAAGTGATGGGCTTACTGTAAAGCTCTGCATTTACTCCTGTAAACTGTACGGTTACTGGAAATGCTGAATGAGTGAAGAACCAATGGATCACTTGGAATCACTCTGAATATCTTGGGGAAAACACCACTTACAGCGTAAAGATCGGTGGTGAGGACCCTCCTAcgcagagcagagaaaaaacaaaaaaataaccctaacccaggaAGAGGTCAAAGACCACTGACCAGAAATCAGTGGACAACCGCAGAGAGATCAAGGACGAGGACGTTGACA from Enoplosus armatus isolate fEnoArm2 chromosome 18, fEnoArm2.hap1, whole genome shotgun sequence carries:
- the ror2 gene encoding tyrosine-protein kinase transmembrane receptor ROR2; protein product: MLFLLPNLRCDADPGLAVDADGVAEAQSGAAPTAEGYFLEFQEPVNNITHFQGQTATLHCKVAGNPRPSIRWLKNDAPVVQEQGRITIRKTEAGSKLRIQDLDTTDTGYYQCVASNSLKVISATGVLYVKLGQMPTHGPNEPSREKGFCQPYRGIACARFIGNQSIYVESLQMQGESENRITAAFTMIGTSTHLSDQCSRFAIPSFCYYVFPLCDEGSRGPRRRQLCRDECEALENDLCHAEYTIARSNPMILMQLELPSCHLLPRPGTPDAASCMRIGVPPQKLGPYHSCYNGSGADYRGTVSVTKSGHHCQPWSAQYPHSHHLSQEYPELWGSHNFCRNPGGQMQAPWCFTLDPQVRMDLCDIQPCQPPENPRKEILFILIPAIAIPLVIACLFFLVCMCRNKQKESTDTPPRCQLSSSPSQDMELSHLNQQKHQAKLREINMSAVRFMEELGEDRFGKVYKGHLYGTAPGEQTQVVAIKTLKDKVDATLCEEFRHEAMLRFHLQHQSIVCLLGVVTKEQPMSMVFTYSSLGDLHEYLVMRSPNSDVGSSDDDKTVKSTLEQADFLHVITQIAAGMEYLSSQQVVHKDLAARNILVFDKLSIKILDLGLFRDVYSADYYNLMGTSPFPIRWMSPEAIMYGKFSTDSDIWSYGVLLWETFSYGLQPYCGYSNQDVIEMVRSHQLLPCPDDCPSWIYTLMLECWSEFPARRPRFKDIHTRLRSWESLSNYNSSAQTSGTSNTTHTSSLSTSPVSNICMSTGSASRYTSPKKSLPFHQPQFMPMKGQMHRQMVPPQLYIPVNGYHPMPAYPYMQNFYPMQIPMPMPHQQMHHPPQMVSKAGSHHSGSGSTSTGYVTTAPSNTSVTERAALLNEDSRTNDGDLAVRASHEEQDQNEDLSVPETELLGDSDPPQTDELVVHLSDT